A part of Desulfobulbaceae bacterium DB1 genomic DNA contains:
- a CDS encoding MFS transporter has product MKQSKQNSASSLNKGKKIALQFIILMGFVSLFGDITYEGARSISGPYLAMLGASASIVGLVAGLGELIGYTLRLISGYVADRTKEYWSITIAGYGLLCAIPLVALTDHWEIAALLIIMERIGKGIRTPARDAILSHTTKQVGRGFGFGLHEALDQIGAIIGPLIFSAVFFLKGGYLGGFTILWIPAVLCLVILLLARNKIPSPVALETSRNTDGQKKADGKKKLSRTFWFYALFTFFSVAGFVNFQIISYHFKIQSVVSETQIPIFYAIAMGMDALVALVIGKTYDKVGLKTLITIPLLTLPIPFLAFSNSYNMAIITALLWGAVMGVHETIMRAAIADLVSIEHRGFAYGIFNTIYGVALFAGSTIMGFVYDFSILDIIAFTVIMELISLIVFVLLRKEILLSWNNA; this is encoded by the coding sequence ATGAAGCAATCCAAACAAAATTCAGCATCCAGTTTAAATAAAGGCAAGAAAATAGCCTTACAATTTATTATCCTCATGGGATTTGTCAGCCTGTTTGGAGACATAACATATGAAGGCGCAAGAAGTATTAGCGGCCCTTATTTAGCCATGTTGGGTGCAAGCGCTTCCATTGTTGGTTTAGTAGCAGGACTTGGCGAATTAATCGGATATACATTACGTTTGATTTCTGGCTATGTTGCAGACCGCACTAAAGAATATTGGTCTATAACAATCGCAGGTTATGGATTGCTTTGCGCCATTCCCCTTGTAGCGCTTACCGATCATTGGGAAATAGCAGCTCTCCTTATCATCATGGAGCGCATAGGAAAAGGAATAAGAACTCCAGCAAGGGATGCAATTCTTTCCCACACTACAAAACAAGTTGGGCGAGGTTTTGGTTTCGGTCTACATGAAGCGCTTGACCAGATTGGAGCCATTATAGGACCTTTGATATTTTCTGCTGTTTTTTTTCTTAAAGGTGGTTATCTTGGAGGGTTTACCATTTTATGGATACCTGCTGTTTTGTGTCTAGTAATTCTTCTGTTAGCAAGAAATAAAATTCCCTCTCCAGTAGCACTTGAAACATCCCGTAATACAGATGGTCAAAAAAAAGCAGACGGCAAAAAAAAACTTTCAAGGACATTTTGGTTCTACGCTCTATTCACCTTTTTTAGTGTAGCAGGATTTGTCAATTTTCAAATAATCTCTTACCATTTTAAGATTCAATCAGTTGTATCAGAAACCCAGATTCCAATATTTTATGCAATTGCAATGGGAATGGATGCATTGGTAGCCCTTGTTATCGGGAAAACATATGATAAAGTCGGACTGAAAACGCTGATAACGATTCCCTTGCTCACGCTTCCTATTCCATTCCTGGCATTTTCTAATAGTTACAATATGGCAATCATAACCGCTTTGCTTTGGGGTGCGGTGATGGGAGTACATGAAACGATAATGCGAGCGGCAATTGCCGATTTAGTTTCCATAGAACATCGAGGATTTGCCTATGGTATCTTTAATACAATATACGGAGTGGCCTTGTTTGCTGGAAGCACTATTATGGGATTTGTTTATGATTTTTCCATCCTGGATATAATTGCATTTACAGTAATAATGGAACTAATTTCATTGATAGTCTTTGTTTTACTCAGGAAAGAAATCTTATTATCTTGGAATAATGCCTAA
- a CDS encoding histidine triad nucleotide-binding protein — protein MNENCLFCKIIKGDIPAKKIYEDDEVLAFWDIAPQAPKHFLVIPKKHISGPAAMTEEDEQLIGKVIRVGAAIAGENGIGDDFRVVFNNGAGAGQTVFHIHMHILGGRAMNWPPG, from the coding sequence ATGAACGAAAACTGCCTGTTCTGCAAAATCATCAAGGGTGACATCCCCGCCAAGAAAATTTACGAGGACGACGAGGTTCTGGCCTTCTGGGATATCGCTCCCCAGGCACCGAAGCATTTTCTCGTCATCCCCAAAAAACATATCAGCGGCCCGGCCGCCATGACCGAAGAGGATGAGCAGCTCATCGGCAAGGTGATACGGGTCGGCGCGGCCATTGCCGGGGAAAACGGCATCGGCGACGACTTCCGGGTGGTCTTCAACAACGGGGCGGGCGCGGGCCAGACGGTTTTCCACATCCACATGCATATCCTCGGCGGCCGAGCCATGAACTGGCCGCCGGGCTGA